One region of Channa argus isolate prfri chromosome 20, Channa argus male v1.0, whole genome shotgun sequence genomic DNA includes:
- the LOC137106225 gene encoding clarin-3 — MPSLQKTLFFISSAVVTAVAVGVLGYAMSRQWAIMTLQCQSGGIGIINGSATITLGLFFGNLDRVQCPFGGTNTLDVFPVLLKIGGSHVALHGLLLGLLVLCLLFSAGTILIALYNSVSNPYETYMGPIGIYTCSSLSTCLSVVVLIIFVVNVSVTSMAEDLVKNFEDTIELDNKSSEMQLGYYLVIPFTVLSLAAIALIFMYDHAAYTHRREQQRPTEDAPKEIMMY; from the exons ATGCCTTCCCTTCAGAAGAccttatttttcatttccagtGCGGTGGTTACTGCCGTAGCTGTTGGGGTGTTGGGATACGCCATGTCAAGACAGTGGGCTATAATGACCCTACAGTGCCAAAGTGGAGGAATTGGCATCATTAATGGATCTGCCACAATCACTTTGGGGCTTTTCTTTGGAAACTTGGATAGAGTTCAATGCCCCTTTGGAGGCACTAATACTTTGGACG tttttccTGTGTTGTTAAAAATAGGAGGCTCCCATGTTGCCCTACACGGTTTGCTTCTGGGCCTGTTGGTCctgtgtcttctgttttctGCCGGCACCATCCTTATTGCCCTGTACAACAGTGTCAGCAACCCTTATGAGACCTACATGGGGCCTATAGGTATCTACACCTGCAGCTCGCTCAGCA CGTGCCTGTCAGTTGTGGTCCTGATCATATTTGTGGTGAATGTCAGTGTGACCAGCATGGCAGAGGATTTGGTAAAGAACTTTGAAGACACCATAGAGCTGGACAACAAGTCTTCAGAGATGCAGCTGGGATACTACCTAGTTATCCCGTTCACAGTGTTGTCTCTAGCTGCCATTGCCTTGATCTTTATGTACGATCACGCAGCTTACACACATAGGCGAGAACAGCAGAGGCCCACTGAGGATGCACCAAAGGAAATAATGATGTATTAG